In the genome of Triticum urartu cultivar G1812 chromosome 5, Tu2.1, whole genome shotgun sequence, one region contains:
- the LOC125509654 gene encoding translation initiation factor IF-2-like — protein MARAPAPAGCILIVAAVLAVAACPVRAAAPPAAFPEKSKATSLPAAALAKAHGAAVRVVNTLEAGVSGTLGMLRSTLGGHGKGKASAVAGAPGGGAPAMAPAAAGGRRHGPPTMAPAASAPEHGAHARSPAAGAPEHGSAAMGPAASSPGHGSAAMGPASGAPKSAMGPASGALRSAMSPASGAPRSAMGPASGAPRSAMGPASGAPRSAMGPASGAPRSAMGPASGAPRSAMGPASRAPRSAMGPASRAPRSAMGPASGAPRSAMGMGPAAESPGHKAFTMEIGGVSGPAGAPDAKGSSEEAAFPPDTPIASEAPVAKVTSSADESSTATEDTPAAAEGEGPAAEAPGPDSEAADHAGGASVVKSSGLGPVVAFLTAVVCVVGAL, from the exons ATGGCCCGCGCTCCCGCCCCCGCCGGATGTATCCTCATCGTTGCCGCCGTGCTCGCGGTGGCGGCCTGCCCCGTACGCGCGGCGGCCCCGCCGGCTGCCTTTCCGGAGAAGTCTAAGGCCACGTCGTTGCCGGCCGCCGCGCTGGCGAAGGCGCACGGCGCGGCGGTCCGGGTGGTGAACACCCTCGAGGCTGGCGTGTCCGGGACCCTTGGGATGCTCAGGAGCACTCTGGGCGGACACGGCAAGGGTAAGGCCTCCGCTGTCGCCGGTGCCCCGGGGGGAGGCGCGCCCGCCATGGCCCCAGCTGCCGCAGGCGGCCGGCGGCATGGCCCGCCGACCATGGCCCCTGCCGCTAGCGCCCCTGAACACGGCGCGCATGCCAGGAGCCCTGCCGCTGGCGCCCCGGAGCATGGCTCGGCGGCCATGGGCCCTGCCGCCAGCTCCCCGGGGCATGGCTCAGCAGCCATGGGCCCTGCCTCCGGCGCTCCGAAGTCCGCCATGGGCCCTGCCTCCGGCGCTCTGAGGTCCGCCATGAGCCCTGCCTCCGGCGCTCCGAGGTCCGCCATGGGCCCTGCCTCCGGCGCTCCGAGGTCCGCCATGGGCCCTGCCTCCGGCGCTCCAAGGTCCGCCATGGGCCCTGCCTCCGGAGCTCCGAGGTCCGCCATGGGCCCTGCCTCCGGCGCTCCGAGGTCCGCCATGGGCCCTGCCTCCCGCGCTCCGAGGTCCGCCATGGGCCCTGCCTCCCGCGCTCCGAGGTCCGCCATGGGCCCTGCCTCCGGCGCTCCGAG GTCTGCCATGGGCATGGGCCCCGCCGCGGAATCTCCGGGGCACAAAGCTTTCACCATGGAAATAGGCGGCGTCTCCGGTCCAGCGGGCGCCCCCGACGCCAAGGGGTCCAGCGAAGAAGCCGCCTTCCCGCCCGACACGCCCATTGCCAGCGAGGCCCCCGTGGCCAAGGTCACCAGTTCGGCGGACGAAAGCTCGACGGCGACCGAAGacacccccgccgccgccgaggggGAGGGGCCCGCGGCGGAGGCTCCTGGTCCCGACTCCGAGGCGGCCGACCACGCTGGCGGAGCGAGCGTCGTCAAGTCCAGCGGCCTCGGGCCCGTCGTTGCGTTCTTGACCGCCGTCGTGTGCGTCGTGGGTGCTCTCTAA